The genomic region GTCGGCTCGAGCCCCGGGCCCGAATCCCGTACGGCGACGAGCACGCTGCCTGCAACGTCTCTTTCGGTACTGATCTGCAACTCCCGCTTGCCGTCCTCGAGGCTGTTCATGGCTTCCACGGCATTGAGGATCAGGTTAAGCAGCACTTGCTGCAGCTGAATGCGCTCACCTTCGATTTGCGGCAGGTCTTCAGCGAGTTGCATCTGTACCGAGATTCCATGCCTCACCGCCTCGCTCCGGACCATCGCGATGACGTCCAGAACGGCTGCGTTGACGTCGAGCCGACTTTTGGGCACCGGCGCCTTCCTGACCATATCGCGGATCCGGTGGACGATGTCGCCAGCTCGTTGGCAATCTGTGACGATGTGGTGGAGGGACTCGCGGCCTTTGTCCAGGTTTGGCGGGTCCGCGGCGAGCCAGTTCAAGGCGGCGTCGGCGTTACTAAGCACAGCCGAGATCGGCTGATTGATCTCATGGGCAATCGAGGCCGTCAGCTGCCCCATTGTGGCTACGCGACTGACATGAGCGAGCTCGACCTGTGTCTTTTGGCGCTCGACAATGCCTTTCTTGAAAACATTGACCGCGGCCGCCATTGCGCCGATTTCGTCGCGCCGTTCAATTCCGGGGACGTCGATGCTCGTGTCTCCGTTGGCAAGCGCCGCCATAGCCTCGGTCATGCGTGTGATCGGCCGCGCGATCGCGCGTGTGAGTATTATGCCCATCAACACTGCGATCATGAGCGAGGCTGCGGCGCCGATCACGGTTGCCGTGTATGCAGTAGCATATGCCGCGTTCTGTACGGCGTCACGGCTTGCCAACAGATCGCGCTCAACCTTCTCGATTTCGCTCGCCTTGGCGCGGATTGCGTCCATGGCAGCTTTGCCGGTCGCCCCCTCCAACGTGCGCGCCTGCTCCCGAGTCGTGGGATCCGCCATCAGCGCGATCTCCCGCTCGGCGGTCTCGACGCGCCACGTCATCGCCAGCTTGTTCAATTCATCTAGACGACTTTGCTGGTCCGGGTTATCCGAAGTCTGTTCTCTTAATTTTCGGATTGCCGCGCTGAAGTTGGCGCTGCCTCTGCGGTACGGGTCCAGGAATTTCTCGTCGCCGCTGATCAAATAGCCGCGCAGAACAGTTTGTTGATCCAGTGCTGCGGCCACTGCCGCCTCCAGCGTGTCCAACACGTCAGTGGTATGGACCCGCCGGTTTTTGGCCTCTTCGATCACGCTAAGTCTGTCGTAGACGATTGCGCCGCTCACGAATATGACCGCTACCACGGCGGCAAACGCCGCCATCAATTTGTGCAGAATCAGTAAACTCGAAAACTGGGGCACCTGACCCTCAAGGCCGAAGTCCGCGACCGACCAGACAGCTAGCTCGAGATTGCTCCCATGCGATGGCATTCGCAAGAATTGGTATGGGACCGTGACGGGGCAAAGCGGCGCAGCCTCCGGAGTGGAGCGCAGTCAGTGTCTCGTCGGGCAACGGGGAAATCTTGCCGTGGCGTCGGACACAACAGGGCGGTCATATCGACGCGACCTTCATGACATCCAATGTTCCGCGAAAGATCATCTCAAGTGCTACGTAGAGAATGACGGCCAGACCGACGTAAGCAATCCAGCGATGAGTCTCCAGAAGGCGGGCAATGAAGGAAGCGGCCATTCCCATCATCGCAATGGAAAGGCCCAAGCCGAAAATCAGGACCACTGGATGCTCCCGCGCAGCCCCTGCGACGGCCAGAACATTGTCGAGAGACATGGAAGCGTCGGCAACGATAATTTGCCAACTCGCTTGGATGAGTGTTTTACGAGGTTTGCTTTCTGGGATTGCTTCAATTGCCCCTTCCCTAACGGTGGGGCCCTTGGGGGACGTGCGCAACTCTCGCCACATTTTCCAGCATACCCACAATAGCAGGATCCCGCCAGCGAGCGGGAGGCCGACGATCTGCAGGATCTGCGTCGCTATCCCGGCTAACAGAAGGCGCAGTATCGTCGCGGCGACTATACCGATCAAAATCGCCTTGCTTCGTTGGGCCTGAGGAAGTCCTGCCGCGGCAAGGCCGATGACGATGGCATTATCGCCGGCGAGCACAAGGTCGATTAGAACGACCTGAAAGAGTACGCTAAGAAAATCCGTATTGAGAGATTCTAACACGGATCATGGTCCCCGATGCCAGGGAAATGGCAACTTCGAGCGATGGTCGCATACGTCCTTATGGATTGACCGATGCGCGTTACCATCCAAAACAGAGCGGCCAATTCAACTCTAGTCCGACGTCGCCGGCAATCCGGGCGCCAGGTGACGATCTTCCAAAGCGGCGTCCGAAGGTTGTCCGACCGGCCCCCCGAAAAGCATTGCGACTTGATCCGGTTCGCCGAAAATCGCTGCGGCGCAACACATCATGGTGAATGCACCTGCGATATCCCAGAGCGTTACATGTTCTGACGTTACATGTTCGGGCTTTGCCCAGGCCAAGAGCGCGGTGATCATCGCGTCTGAGAAAAATAGAAGACTGAGCGCTGGTAAGACGAGTTGGGAATCCAGCAGGAGTATCATAAAGAGGGCGGGAGTCGCGACCAGGATGCTCAACAACGCGAATAAGCAGAATGTGTCCCGCCAAGGCGCATTCCTGTTCCAACTTGCATGAGAGGCGATCATTGATCCTCCCGCACACGAGCGCTTTAGTAGGAGCCATCTACTCGTTGAGCTACCCGGTCTACTTGGGCGTTTTCCGCCTCTCAAACGAATGTTTTGTTGTCCTATGCCGCCGACCCTCAATCAAGGTAAGAACGCCAGCGGTCGTTACGGCAACAATGACCACGGCTGCCAGCCCCTCGAGGGAGGCCAAGGTCTCATACCACCTGTTCCAAAGCTCAATCATGTGCTGGCCTCTCTCGAGAGCGCACCCACGATCGACAGATTTCACCGCTTAAAAGACGACGCTTGCAGTCAGAAACACAATGCTACTGATGGTCGCGCGCGTTTTGGCCGCGCGGCAACATGACCACGATCCGTTTGGCACGCACGCGCATCGATCTTTCTACTGGAACGTGCCCGAACTCCGGCCGATCCGCCTGCTTGTTCCGCTGAGTGTGGACCCGCGCCTTCGCACGAGGGTCCGCGCGTGAGAACGCTGCTCAAAATTGCCCTCGTGGCGGTCTGCGCTGCAACCTTCACCGCAGTGCTCCTGGCCATCGTATTGGCTGGCGTCCTTGGGATGCAATGGAGCAGGACGTTGCAAATACTGAGCTCTGAGACGGGGCTGTATCTCTTGCCAACCATCATCTACTTCGAATTCTATTTCCTCACGAACGACCTGATGGCCCTATCTTTGCAAGAAGTACGAACTGGACTTCGGCCTGCGTTTCTCTGAGCTTCCATTTAACTTCGACCTCGACAACCTTGACACACCCATTCCGCTTAGGACGAAGCTCGTTCAGCTGTATCCTCTCACCATTCTGCTCGCTCTGCTTGGGTTGGTTGTCGCGCTGATGGCGCGGCAATAAGGTCGGTCCCTCAGGTCCGCAGCGGATCAAAAGGTGGCTTTGGCCAGTTGCATCGCCCTGTTCGGGCCACCATCAGGAAGCCGGATTCGCGGCGCTATGAGCTAGTGCCAGCCACAGGCCAGCAGCGGACGCAGCAGCTGCCGCATCATTCGATCACCTCGTCTGCGGTCGCGAGTAGCGCAGTCGGGATACTCAGGCCGAGTGCGTTGGCGGTCTTTAGATTGATCACCAGGCGGAAGCGTTCGGCCTGCTCGATCGGGAGTTCGGCGGCTTTCGCGCCTCGCAGGAGCTTTGCAACATAAGCGGCGGCCCGACGATTGAGGTCGACGAGATCAGCGCCATAAGCAAGAAGGCCTCCTTCGACCGCCTCTTCACGAAAATAGTACACCGCGGGAATTCGGTATTGTGCGGCGAGCTCGATGATCTCCCGCCGGTTGGTGCGCGCGATGGGGTCCGCAAGCACGAGCAGGCCCTGGACATGCTGCGACGCCATGGTCTGGAATCCCCGACCTATGTCCTCCACCGAGCGTTTCACCACCGGAAGAATCTCGAAGTGTCGTTCCGCGGCGGTTTTCTGAAACCCGGCCATCAACTCGGCATGATATCGGTTGTCTGGATCGAGCAGGACCGCAAAACGCGATGCTCGCGGCAGCAATTCCGCCAGGAGACCGAGATTCTTGCTGCTTCCCCCGACGGCGGTAAGTCCGGTGACGTTTCCGCCGGGCCGCGCGAAACTTGCGGCCAGCCCGACACCGACCGCGTCGGCGGTGGCAGTCACAATGGGGATCGTGCTGGTAAGCGCTTTGGCGGCAAGGGCCTCGGGCGTAGAGGGCGCTACGATCACCTCAACATCCAGAGCGACCAATTCGGCGGCAAACCTTGCCAGTTGCTTCGGATCGTTCCTCCAGAACCGGCGCTCGATGACGATGTTCTCGCCCTCGGCATACCCATGCTCGCGTAGCCCATGATCGAAGGCATCGATTCGTTCATGAGGGACCGACGCCAGAAGGCCGATTCGAGGCATCTTCTTCCTGGGCTGATCGGTGGGCTGCGCGACCGCCGCGATCGGCCAAGCTGCAGCCGAGCCCGCAACAGCCTTGATGAAATCACGGCGGCGCATCTAGCTGTCACCTTTTGCATCAAAACGTCGTTCAACTTAGCACGAACAGGCCATGCCGTCTGGACCCTCGCGCGTCACCTTCGGGTCAAACTGAGAACAGCTCGACGCGAGCAATTCGAGTCCGGGCCGTGTCCAGCAGACCCGCCTCGCCTAGATCTGCAGTGGGCCAAACCGATAAAGTTTCCCCGAGCAGATGTTTTCCACTCGGCCATCGGCAAGCCGACATGCCTTTCTGGGTACACGCCCTATTGCGCGGTCCGCGCGATGAGCGGGCAGCTTTCGAGCATCGTGCCGGGGCGGGCGCCTTCGATGGCGACGCAGGGCCGGGAGCGATCGATGGTGAGTGCGTAACGATCCAAGAGCGCGCTACGGTCCGGTTCGCCGCGCATGTGCAATTCGCGGACGCCGCCGGGCAGCGGCGCGTTCAGCCCGGCGCGAATGCGCTGGTCGAAGATGCCGCCGGGCACGATTGGCACAGCGATGTCGGCGAGCAGGTAGAAGCGGGACTGGGAGGGGAGCTGCGGCGCGATATAGGCGAGCGGCTTGCCGAGGATGAAGTACGTCGCGGGCTCATCGAGCTCGTGAGCGATCTTCGGCCGGTAGACATCGGACCAGGGGCGGTGCCACCAGTCCGCCGGCTGCGACCACGCTGCGATCGCGGCTGCGAGCGTCAACGTCAGCACGGTGAGCGGACGAGGGGACGCCGTCAGCCATGTCGGCCCCGCGCTCTCGGCAAGACGCGCGAGCAGCAGAACGATCAGCGGGCCGCACAGCAGCTCCAGAACGATCGCATAGCGCTGGATCGAGAACAGGCCGAGCCACGCCAGGTAGGAGACGACAAACAGCACCACCAGCTGTATGTCACGTCGTGTGAAGATTGCACTGTTTCGCCGCGTGCGGATCCACAGGCCGAGCACGAACAGGACCATCACCACCGCGAAGCGCGCGTCGCGGAACGGATGCTCCGCGCCTCTGTGGTCGCCGATCAGCCAGTAGAAGGGGTAGGCCAGTGCATCGAGCAGGCCGTGGGGCATGAACTGCGCATCCATCAGGTTGACGCCGGCCACCTCGCTTGACTGGAACAGTGCATTGAACAGCGGGAAGATCGGATTGCCGGTATCGCGCCACGTGATCAGGCACCATTCGCCGCCGGTGAGCGCCGCGCCGACCATCCCGCCGGCTCCAAGTAGCGTCATCGCCCGCAGCGGACGCGCGGAGACGAGCAGCACCGCGGCAGCGCCGATCGCGTAGACGACATTGGTCAGCTTCAGTCCGACTGCGGCGCCGATCAGGAATCCGGCGAGCAGGACACAGATCGCGGGTCGGCGGTCCGCCGTCAGGATCAAAAGGCTGCCGCCGATCACCGGCAAGGCCAGCAGCACGTCGGAAAAGCTCGTGCCGACTTCCGAGAGCGTCATCGGACCCGACGCCGCGATGACGACCGCCGCCGCGACCGAGGCGATCGTCGCGGCCTGCCGCAGGACAAGCCGTGCAAACAGGCAGATCAGCGCGAGGTTGAGGCCGTGAACGGCGCCGATGATCATCAGCCCATAGGGCGCCGGCAGGAGGTGGCGGAGATAGTAGACCGGAAAATAGACGATCGGATTGAAGTAGGTCTGAAAGCCCGGCGGGATCACATCGACGCCGTAGCGGCCGTTGAGAACGGCCCACACATTGTATTCGTGGTAGTTCTGCCAATCCCAGTTGACGTCCTCGCCCATTGCCAAGGTGTAGAGCGCGCCTGCCAGCATCGAGCAGACGGCAACAGCGATGGCTGCAAGCGCATTTCCGCGCAGCTTCGCCGTCCATGATCGCCGCAGCCTTCCGGCCGCGGCTATGGACATCACCTCTCGCAGATCGGAGGAAATCGCCGCGCGTTCCAGCATCATGGCGCCATCTGCGCCGGGAACGTCGCGAGCAGAGCCGGGTCGCTGAACCGCAGAAAGCCCGCTCGTGAAACGCATTGCCGAATTCCAGTTTACAACCGCAGGACTACGGCAAGCCAGTTAAGGTTGCATGAATCAAAGCGGGAACTTTGCGCGCTTACACGCAAAAGTCGCGAATGGTCGAGAAGTCGAATGGGTCCTTGCGGGTCGACCTGAAGCTCTTGAAGGAAAGACGATACTCGGCCGTAGGGCGTGCGGCCGGCGTGGGGGACAGGAAGCGCGCCATGGTTATCGGCGGACGCGCTTGGCCTCGGTCAGTGTCTCCGAATGCATCACGTGTGACCCGGATCAACTCAGGATGAAGTCGTCCGCGAACGTGATTTGGCCCGGCATGACGTCCGCCAGCCAGATCTCCGAGGATCCGAACTGGACGAGCACGCCGCCTTCCGCATATTCGGTCAGAGTAACGTTCTGCGCGGCGTTCTGGGCCGTGACCCCGGTGCCGCGCATGTCGATCATGTCGCTCCCGTCAGTGAAGTCGTCGACCTGGAAGGCGCCGCTATCGGCATTGAACACCAGGACGTCGGCGCCGTCGCCGGTTGTGATCCACTTGACGCCGCCCAGTCCCTGGAAGGTGTCGTTGCCGGCGCCGCCCTGCATGACGTCATCGCCGGCACCGCCGAGCAGAGTGTCGTTGCCATCCTCGCCGAACAGAACGTCGTTGCCGCTGCTGCCGGTGATGACGTTGTCGAGCGCGTTGCCGGCCGCCGTGAAGCCGCCGCTGTTCGATCCGGTGAGATTCTCGACGTTGTTGCCGAGCGTATAGGCCGACAGCGAGGTCTCGACCTCGTCGATACCTTCATCGGCACTCTCGCTGACGACGTCATTGCCGGAATCGACGATATAGATATCGTTTCCGGTTCCTCCGATCATGATGTCGTCGCCGGCGCCACCATCCAGAACGTCGTTGCCGCCAAGACCGTTCAGGGTGTCGTTGCCGCCGAGCCCGTTGAGCGTGTCGGCCTCGTTGGTGCCGGTGAGCGTATCGGCCGCGGAGGTCCCGTTCTGCGTGACGCCGGCGACGTCCGTGACTGAAAGCGTGAACATCTTGTCGAAGCTCAGCCCGCCCTGATCCACGATGCGAACCGTGACATCGTGCGAGGTGGCAGCCTCGTAATCGAGCAGCGCTGCGTTCGCGACCGTGATCTCGCCGGTCGTAGCATTGATGGCAAAGCGACCGTCGGCATTGTTCGTGAGCGAATAGCTCAGCACAGCCCCGGCGTCGGGGTCTATTCCCGTCACGGTGCCGACAACAGTGCCGTTGGCCTCATTCTCGGCAACCGAACCACCGTTCAAGGTCGCGTTGGTCGGGGCGTGATTGTCCCCGCCGCCTGAGGTGTCGAAGATGAAGTCGCCGTCGAACGTGATCTGGCCCGGCATGACGTTCTCGAACCAGATCTGCGACGTTCCGAACTCGACCAGAACGCCGCCTTCCGCATATTCGGTCAGGGTGACGTTCTGCGCGGCATTCTGCAAGGTGATGCCGGTGCCGCGCATGTTGAGCTTGTCGTTACCGTCGCTGAAATCGTCGACCTGCAAATATCCGCTGGCGGCGTTGAAGATCAGCGTGTCCTGCCCGCTGCCGGTCGTGATCCAGTTCTGGCCGCCCTGGCCGTCGAAGATGTCGTCACCGGCGTTGCCTTGCAGAACGTCGTCACCGGCCCCGCCCAATAGCGTATCGTTGCCGTCTCCGCCGAACAGGACGTCGTTGCCGCTGTTGCCCGTGATGACGTTGTCGTGCGCGTTGCCGCTCGCGGTCAATGCCGTCGAGGTCGTCGCCGTCACGTTCTCGACGTTTGCGCCGAGCGTATAGCTCGACAGCGAGGTGCGAATCTCGTCCATCCCCTCGTCGGCATTCTCGTTCACCACGTCACCGGCGTCATCGACGATATAGATGTCGTTTCCGGCGCCGCCGTTTGCACTCTCGATCAAGGCGAGCGGGTCATATGTGCCGTTCTTCTGATCCAGAATGTGACCGCTGAAAAAGTCTGCACCTAGGAACAAGAACAAGGGAGCGCCGGACCACGATGAAAAATCAGACGAATCCCCATAAAGCGTTCCGACCACGCCACCCGCGTCACGCTGGCCCAGTTGGGTGATCGTCGGTACTTTGCCGGTACCCAACACGTCAGCAATCACGTTCTTAGCGATGTCGTCCGATGACTGCTGTATTAGGGCGTCGCTTGCCTCGCTCCCGGTGCGAAGGAGATACTGCTCTTTTGTGTACGCACGAATGAATGTGGAGAAGGCGCCCGCCCCTTGATTGATCTGGACAGCCCCGCGCAACCATAGCCAGGCAGACGCATCGGCGTCGGGCTTTGGACTGGCCACTGAGCCCGCCTGCGTCTGCACATCTACGAGGTACTGGTACGCGAGATAATACTTGTTCTGAAAGTCCGATGTTTGTCCCTGCCAATATTGCGCATCAGCTGGATCCAACGTTCCGTTGATCAGCTGGTTGAGTTCCGCAAGTTCGGCTAGCTCCTGCGAGTTGCGCGACGAGAACTGACTGGCGTCACAGCTAGGCACCGCGCGACCGGCAGGTCACTTCAGGGCAGGCCTACCTGAGCAGAATCTCTTTAGCTGTAATGGAGTTGTCGTTCCGTGCGCTGAACCTTTTATGAGGATTCACATTGTTTGCTCGCGCACTGAAATTTCAAACTACCTTGAACTAGCGCATTCGCCGAAAGGTTGCAAATAATACTTCGTGCAACGGCGCGACCGTTCGCAGATTTCCATGTACTTGATATGGTGACTCAGATTGATCTGGCTGATGCGACCTGCGCGCCTCGGCACAAGGATATCATGCATTGATGCGCCAGCGCCGAATCATGGGCTCTGGGGAGCTGACTGGGCCAGAATGAAATGTATGGCTGTCATTTCTCAAATGAGACACAATCAAAGCAAATGTCCCGACCAAAAAGCTCTCGGGATGTCAATTGCGCTGCAAAAAGTTAGAGGTAAGTCCTCGTGAAGGAACGGCTTCGTCGGGTTGGGCCCATCGCGATGGCGATCATGCGTTGCCTGCTGCTCATTTCTTGTCTGTTCTGTTCGCTCGCGAGCAGTCTCGCGGCTGCACCGGATCGTCTTTCGTCGAGATTCTGTCTCGTTCCGATTCGAGGCGGCACCCCGACTGAAAAGGATTTCAATGACGCTTGGAGGATGGTCTCCAAGGTCATCATGCTCCCCGGCGTGCCGAGGCCGGTCATATACGCCTATAATCGAGGCGGCGTCTGGACTATCGACGACAACCGAGCCCTTGTTCCGTTCGGAGGCGAATTCCCCTCCAACCCGATTCTTGACCAGATTGCGCACGATCCGGAAAGCGGCCGCGTCATCGGGGTAAACAGTGCGGTCGGCATTTTCGCG from Bradyrhizobium sp. CB1015 harbors:
- a CDS encoding CHASE3 domain-containing protein, which encodes MPQFSSLLILHKLMAAFAAVVAVIFVSGAIVYDRLSVIEEAKNRRVHTTDVLDTLEAAVAAALDQQTVLRGYLISGDEKFLDPYRRGSANFSAAIRKLREQTSDNPDQQSRLDELNKLAMTWRVETAEREIALMADPTTREQARTLEGATGKAAMDAIRAKASEIEKVERDLLASRDAVQNAAYATAYTATVIGAAASLMIAVLMGIILTRAIARPITRMTEAMAALANGDTSIDVPGIERRDEIGAMAAAVNVFKKGIVERQKTQVELAHVSRVATMGQLTASIAHEINQPISAVLSNADAALNWLAADPPNLDKGRESLHHIVTDCQRAGDIVHRIRDMVRKAPVPKSRLDVNAAVLDVIAMVRSEAVRHGISVQMQLAEDLPQIEGERIQLQQVLLNLILNAVEAMNSLEDGKRELQISTERDVAGSVLVAVRDSGPGLEPTSAERVFDAFYTTKSNGLGMGLTICRSIIAAHGGRLWITANEPRGAVFQFTLAPLQD
- a CDS encoding TerC family protein → MLESLNTDFLSVLFQVVLIDLVLAGDNAIVIGLAAAGLPQAQRSKAILIGIVAATILRLLLAGIATQILQIVGLPLAGGILLLWVCWKMWRELRTSPKGPTVREGAIEAIPESKPRKTLIQASWQIIVADASMSLDNVLAVAGAAREHPVVLIFGLGLSIAMMGMAASFIARLLETHRWIAYVGLAVILYVALEMIFRGTLDVMKVASI
- a CDS encoding ABC transporter substrate-binding protein, whose protein sequence is MRRRDFIKAVAGSAAAWPIAAVAQPTDQPRKKMPRIGLLASVPHERIDAFDHGLREHGYAEGENIVIERRFWRNDPKQLARFAAELVALDVEVIVAPSTPEALAAKALTSTIPIVTATADAVGVGLAASFARPGGNVTGLTAVGGSSKNLGLLAELLPRASRFAVLLDPDNRYHAELMAGFQKTAAERHFEILPVVKRSVEDIGRGFQTMASQHVQGLLVLADPIARTNRREIIELAAQYRIPAVYYFREEAVEGGLLAYGADLVDLNRRAAAYVAKLLRGAKAAELPIEQAERFRLVINLKTANALGLSIPTALLATADEVIE
- a CDS encoding glycosyltransferase 87 family protein — encoded protein: MSIAAAGRLRRSWTAKLRGNALAAIAVAVCSMLAGALYTLAMGEDVNWDWQNYHEYNVWAVLNGRYGVDVIPPGFQTYFNPIVYFPVYYLRHLLPAPYGLMIIGAVHGLNLALICLFARLVLRQAATIASVAAAVVIAASGPMTLSEVGTSFSDVLLALPVIGGSLLILTADRRPAICVLLAGFLIGAAVGLKLTNVVYAIGAAAVLLVSARPLRAMTLLGAGGMVGAALTGGEWCLITWRDTGNPIFPLFNALFQSSEVAGVNLMDAQFMPHGLLDALAYPFYWLIGDHRGAEHPFRDARFAVVMVLFVLGLWIRTRRNSAIFTRRDIQLVVLFVVSYLAWLGLFSIQRYAIVLELLCGPLIVLLLARLAESAGPTWLTASPRPLTVLTLTLAAAIAAWSQPADWWHRPWSDVYRPKIAHELDEPATYFILGKPLAYIAPQLPSQSRFYLLADIAVPIVPGGIFDQRIRAGLNAPLPGGVRELHMRGEPDRSALLDRYALTIDRSRPCVAIEGARPGTMLESCPLIARTAQ
- a CDS encoding cadherin domain-containing protein, translating into MIESANGGAGNDIYIVDDAGDVVNENADEGMDEIRTSLSSYTLGANVENVTATTSTALTASGNAHDNVITGNSGNDVLFGGDGNDTLLGGAGDDVLQGNAGDDIFDGQGGQNWITTGSGQDTLIFNAASGYLQVDDFSDGNDKLNMRGTGITLQNAAQNVTLTEYAEGGVLVEFGTSQIWFENVMPGQITFDGDFIFDTSGGGDNHAPTNATLNGGSVAENEANGTVVGTVTGIDPDAGAVLSYSLTNNADGRFAINATTGEITVANAALLDYEAATSHDVTVRIVDQGGLSFDKMFTLSVTDVAGVTQNGTSAADTLTGTNEADTLNGLGGNDTLNGLGGNDVLDGGAGDDIMIGGTGNDIYIVDSGNDVVSESADEGIDEVETSLSAYTLGNNVENLTGSNSGGFTAAGNALDNVITGSSGNDVLFGEDGNDTLLGGAGDDVMQGGAGNDTFQGLGGVKWITTGDGADVLVFNADSGAFQVDDFTDGSDMIDMRGTGVTAQNAAQNVTLTEYAEGGVLVQFGSSEIWLADVMPGQITFADDFILS